The following DNA comes from Marinifilum sp. JC120.
GACATTCTTTCCGGTTTCAAAAGTCCTGTGGGATGTGCCTTCCGGGCCTCCTGCGAAAAATGCCACACCACCATAAGACACGGCTGAGCCGTGGGCTTGCAATCTGGGGAGGTTGCTCCCTTTTCTGCGCTCTTTTTACGGCGTGGACGGTGATGTGTGCGGACAAATTTTTAATCAGGTAGTTAAATGCCCAAACAAATTCTCAAACGTGACGGATGTCTCGAATCATGGTCCACTGAGCGGATCTCAGAAGCAATTTTCAAAGCTCTCAAAGCAAGCGGAATCAAAGATCCCCTGCTGAGTAAGCGTCTCGGACGTAAAGTTGAGCATAAGCTCGCTGAAGTTGATGTGCCCGAACAGGAAATGGTTCAGGACATGGTTCAGCTGGTTCTCATGGAGAACCGTCTTTACTCAGTTGCCGAACGTTACATCATTTACCGCGAAAAACGCCGCGAATTGCGCCGTCAGGATGAAACCTACCTCGACATCGCCGGAACCATTGAAAGTTACCTTGACCGTTCCGACTGGCGTGTAAATGAAAACTCCAACATGGGCCATTCCTTTCAGGGACTTATGCTGCACATGTCCGGAGCTGTTCAGGCCCGTTACTGCCTTGAAAAATATCCTGAAGAAATCAGGCTGGCTCACGAGCACGGCTATTTCCATATTCATGACCTTTCTTTCGGCCTTGCCGGTTATTGTGCTGGCTGGTCCCTGCGTGATCTGCTGCTGGACGGTTTCGGCCTCAAGGGCCGTTGCTCTTCCGGTCCGGCCCGCCATTTTGATTCCGTAACCGGACAGATGGTCAACTTCCTCGGCACCCTTCAGAATGAATGGGCAGGTGCGCAGGCTTTCAACAATGTTGATACCTACCTCGCTCCCTTCATCCGTCATGACGGTCTGGACTATGACCGTGTGAAGCAGATTGTGCAGAAGCTGATCTTCAACTTGAACACCACCTCCCGTTGGGGCGGACAGAGCCCGTTCACTAACTTCACCTTTGATATGGTTCCGCCTAAGCATATTGCTACCGAACCCGTTATCATCGGCGGAGAATTTCAGGATACCACCTACGGTGAGTACCAAGAAGAAATGGAGATGATCAACCGTGCCTTTGTTGAAGTCATGCTTGAAGGTGACTCCGATGGCCGCATCTTCTCCTTCCCCATTCCTACATATAACGTTACCCCGGATTTTCCGTGGGAAAGTGAAGTGGGCGAACTGCTCTTGCAGATGACCGCTAAATACGGCGCGCCTTATTTCCAGAACTTT
Coding sequences within:
- a CDS encoding ribonucleoside triphosphate reductase, with protein sequence MPKQILKRDGCLESWSTERISEAIFKALKASGIKDPLLSKRLGRKVEHKLAEVDVPEQEMVQDMVQLVLMENRLYSVAERYIIYREKRRELRRQDETYLDIAGTIESYLDRSDWRVNENSNMGHSFQGLMLHMSGAVQARYCLEKYPEEIRLAHEHGYFHIHDLSFGLAGYCAGWSLRDLLLDGFGLKGRCSSGPARHFDSVTGQMVNFLGTLQNEWAGAQAFNNVDTYLAPFIRHDGLDYDRVKQIVQKLIFNLNTTSRWGGQSPFTNFTFDMVPPKHIATEPVIIGGEFQDTTYGEYQEEMEMINRAFVEVMLEGDSDGRIFSFPIPTYNVTPDFPWESEVGELLLQMTAKYGAPYFQNFINSDLNPEDVRSMCCRLQMDLREIRKKTGGLFGAGDLTGSIGVVTLNLPKLAYLAQGEEDFLDLITEYATQAKDSLEYKRKLVSANFESGMFPFSQRYLKNGFKGHFSTIGLIGGNEACHNLLGKGIDTPSGSRLMQRVLHHLRDLTVEFQEETGNLFNLEATPGEGTCYRLAKIDKNLYADIYTSGEDTPYYTNSTLLPVGSTEDVVYALEHQNALQTLYNGGTVFHSFLGEAIPDTTALKNFIIKAMTNTKIPYISVTPTFSVCEDHGYLYGEHFECPECGKDAEVYTRIVGYYRPVNRWNKGKQEEYRERTEYSYSSCTCG